From Delphinus delphis chromosome X, mDelDel1.2, whole genome shotgun sequence, a single genomic window includes:
- the LOC132418748 gene encoding SLIT and NTRK-like protein 4, whose protein sequence is MFLWLFLILSALISSTKADSDISVEICNVCSCVSVENVLYVNCEKVSVYRPNQLKPPWSNFYHLNFQNNFLNILYPNTFLNFSHAVSLQLGNNKLQNIEGGAFLGLSALKQLHLNNNELKILRADTFLGIENLEYLQADYNLIKYIERGAFNKLHKLKVLILNDNLISFLPDNIFRFASLTHLDIRGNRIQKLPYIGVLEHIGRVVELQLEDNPWNCSCDLLPLKAWLENMPYNIYIGEAICETPSDLYGRLLKETNKQELCPMGTGSDFDVRILPPSQLENGYTTPNGHTTQTSLHRLVTKPPKTTNPSKISGIVAGKALSNRNLSQIVSYQTRVPPLTPCPAPCFCKTHPSDLGLSVNCQEKNIQSMSELIPKPLNAKKLHVNGNSIKDVDVSDFTEFEGLDLLHLGSNQITVIKGDIFRNLTNLRRLYLNGNQIERLYPEIFSGLHNLQYLYLEYNLIREILAGTFDSMPNLQLLYLNNNLLKSLPVYIFSGAPLARLNLRNNKFMYLPVSGVLDQLQSLTQIDLEGNPWDCTCDLVALKLWLEKLKDGIVMKELKCETPVQFANIELKSLKNEILCPKLLNKPSAPFTSPAPAVTFTTQLGPIRSPPGGPVPLSILILSILVVLILTVFVAFCLLVFVLRRNKKPTAKHEGLGNPECGSMQLQLRKHDHKTNKKDGLVTEAFIPQTIEQMSKSHTCGLKESETGFMFSDPPGQKAMMRNVPDKEKDVLHVDTRKRLSTIDELDELFPSRDSNVFIQNFLESKKEYNSIGVSGFEIRYPEKQQDKKNKKSLIGGNHSKIVVEQRKSSEYFELKAKLQSSPDYLQVLEEQTALNKI, encoded by the coding sequence ATGTTTCTTTGGCTCTTTCTGATTTTGTCAGCCCTGATTTCTTCAACAAAGGCAGATTCTGACATATCGGTGGAAATTTGCAATGTGTGTTCCTGCGTGTCAGTTGAGAATGTGCTATATGTCAACTGTGAGAAGGTTTCAGTCTACAGGCCAAATCAGCTGAAACCCCCTTGGTCCAATTTTTATCACCTCAAtttccaaaacaattttttaaatatcctctACCCAAATACATTCTTGAATTTTTCACATGCAGTATCCCTGCAGCTGGGAAATAATAAACTGCAGAACATTGAGGGAGGAGCCTTCCTTGGGCTCAGTGCATTAAAGCAGTTGCACTTGAACAACAATGAATTAAAGATTCTCCGAGCTGACACTTTCCTTGGCATTGAGAACTTGGAGTATCTCCAGGCTGACTACAATTTAATCAAGTATATTGAACGCGGAGCTTTCAATAAGCTCCACAAACTGAAAGTTCTCATTCTTAATGACAAtctgatttccttccttcctgataaTATTTTCCGATTCGCATCTTTGACCCATCTGGATATACGAGGGAACAGAATCCAGAAGCTCCCCTATATCGGAGTTCTGGAACACATAGGCCGTGTCGTCGAATTGCAACTGGAAGATAACCCTTGGAACTGTAGCTGTGATTTGTTGCCTTTAAAAGCTTGGCTGGAGAATATGCCATATAACATTTACATAGGGGAAGCTATCTGTGAAACGCCCAGTGACTTATACGGAAGGCttttaaaagaaaccaacaaACAAGAATTATGCCCCATGGGCACAGGCAGTGATTTTGACGTGCGAATCCTCCCTCCGTCTCAGCTGGAAAATGGCTACACCACTCCCAATGGTCACACCACCCAAACGTCCTTACACAGGTTGGTGACCAAACCACCGAAAACGACAAATCCATCCAAGATCTCTGGAATCGTGGCAGGCAAAGCCCTCTCCAACCGCAATCTCAGCCAGATTGTCTCTTACCAAACCAGGGTGCCCCCTCTTACACCTTGCCCAGCACCTTGCTTCTGCAAAACCCATCCTTCAGATCTGGGACTGAGTGTCAACTGCCAAGAGAAAAACATCCAGTCCATGTCTGAACTGATACCAAAACCTTTAAATGCCAAGAAGTTGCACGTTAACGGCAACAGCATCAAAGATGTGGACGTCTCCGACTTCACCGAGTTCGAAGGACTCGATCTGCTTCATTTAGGCAGCAATCAGATTACCGTGATCAAGGGAGACATATTCCGCAATCTCACGAATTTACGCAGGCTGTATCTCAACGGCAATCAGATCGAAAGACTCTATCCCGAAATATTTTCAGGCCTTCATAACCTGCAGTATCTGTATTTGGAATACAACTTGATTAGGGAAATCTTAGCGGGCACCTTTGACTCGATGCCAAACTTGCAGCTCCTGTACTTAAATAATAATCTCTTAAAGAGCCTGCCCGTGTACATTTTCTCAGGAGCACCCCTTGCTAGACTGAACCTGAGGAACAACAAGTTCATGTACCTGCCTGTCAGCGGGGTCCTGGATCAGCTGCAGTCTCTCACGCAGATCGACTTGGAGGGCAACCCATGGGACTGCACTTGTGACTTGGTGGCATTAAAGCTGTGGCTGGAGAAGCTGAAAGACGGGATTGTCATGAAAGAACTGAAGTGTGAGACACCCGTGCAGTTTGCCAACATCGAACTGAAGTCCCTCAAAAATGAAATCTTATGTCCCAAGCTCTTAAACAAGCCATCGGCACCCTTCACAAGCCCTGCACCTGCCGTTACATTCACCACCCAGCTGGGGCCCATTCGCAGTCCTCCTGGGGGTCCAGTGCCTCTGTCAATTTTAATCCTCAGCATCTTAGTGGTCCTCATCTTAACTGTGTTTGTTGCTTTTTGCCTTCTTGTTTTCGTGCTGAGACGAAACAAGAAGCCCACGGCGAAGCACGAAGGCCTGGGGAACCCCGAGTGCGGCTCCATGCAGCTGCAGCTGAGAAAACACGAccacaaaaccaacaaaaaagacGGACTGGTCACAGAAGCTTTCATTCCACAAACCATAGAGCAGATGAGCAAGAGCCACACCTGTGGCTTGAAAGAATCCGAAACCGGGTTTATGTTTTCTGATCCTCCAGGCCAGAAAGCCATGATGAGAAATGTCCCCGACAAGGAGAAAGATGTATTGCACGTGGATACCAGGAAGAGACTGAGCACCATCGATGAGCTGGACGAATTATTCCCGAGCAGGGATTCCAATGTGTTTATTCAGAATTTTCTCGAAAGCAAAAAGGAGTACAATAGCATAGGCGTCAGTGGTTTTGAGATCCGCTATCCTGAAAaacaacaagacaaaaaaaacaagaagtcaCTGATAGGCGGCAACCACAGTAAAATAGTTGTGGAGCAAAGGAAGAGCAGCgagtattttgaactgaaggcAAAACTCCAGAGTTCCCCCGACTACCTACAGGTCCTTGAGGAGCAGACAGCTTTGAACAAGATCTAG